One window of the Eucalyptus grandis isolate ANBG69807.140 chromosome 8, ASM1654582v1, whole genome shotgun sequence genome contains the following:
- the LOC104457276 gene encoding B3 domain-containing protein Os01g0234100 — MAAGQVKTEMQDEGPQATAPAPAPEELRNLKLPAEGGVTLALLSPTSASRAKADAGSSSMVRVRRRKGTILKIKMKDSGSQVVSDRSRKSLSFKKSKTALDGTLDPGEVKSGAMVRAEEVQSNLEPTYPSFIKALVRSHVGSCFWMGLPGVFCRAHLPNKDTTIVLEDEYGKQYEMKYIAHKTGLSAGWRQFSVGHNLLEGDVLVFQLVEPNKFKVYIIKAGNLAEVDGALGLLNLDAPSKKAEAEDGTNHEASARQPRRRRGSSLPLAIVQKRRKKSDQQNSTPNPECLVEQSENDSEGVNSEVLEGFKLSLPDVQFKDVDSFSNFHIVIDGMVVNSELSEDILRKYYELCRSQNVFLHENLLKGMNYKLIVGIICETVHVADAVRACKITTTREEFETWDKTLKAFKILGMNVGFVRARLKQLVGLAFESEMAMETQKYVESKRNRDCADEEISNLEARLLELKEDNRRVSAEIECLKPKVESYELKFQEEVTAPW, encoded by the exons ATGGCGGCAGGTCAGGTCAAGACGGAAATGCAGGACGAAGGCCCCCAGGCcacggcgccggcgccggcgccggaggAGCTCAGGAACCTCAAGCTCCCCGCCGAAGGCGGCGTCACCCTGGCCCTGCTCTCCCCCACCTCCGCGTCGAGGGCCAAGGCCGACGCCGGATCTTCGTCCATG GTCAGAGTGAGGAGGAGGAAAGGCACGATTCTCAAGATCAAGATGAAGGACTCGGGATCTCAG GTGGTGTCTGATCGTTCTCGCAAATCTCTAAG CTTTAAGAAAAGTAAGACTGCACTTGATGGGACGCTTGATCCTGGTGAAGTTAAGTCTGGTGCAATGGTTCGGGCGGAAGAAGTTCAGTCAAACTTAGAACCCACATATCCTAGCTTCATCAAAGCTTTGGTCCGATCCCATGTGGGCAGTTGCTTTTGGATG GGGCTTCCTGGGGTATTCTGCAGGGCTCACTTGCCAAATAAAGACACTACCATCGTTCTTGAAGATGAATATGGGAAGCAGTACGAAATGAAGTACATTGCTCATAAGACCGGGCTGAGTGCTGGTTGGAGGCAGTTCTCTGTTGGACACAATTTGCTTGAGGGAGATGTTCTGGTTTTCCAGCTAGTTGAGCCTAACAAATTTAAG GTTTACATAATAAAGGCAGGCAATCTTGCTGAAGTTGACGGCGCACTTGGCCTTCTAAATCTGGATGCTCCTTCCAAAAAGGCTGAAGCAG AAGATGGCACCAACCATGAAGCATCAGCTAGACAACCAAGAAGGAGGCGCGGAAGTTCGCTGCCGTTAGCCATTgtgcagaaaagaagaaagaagtcgGACCAGCAAAATTCAACTCCTAACCCAGAATGTTTAGTGGAGCAATCGGAAAATGATAGTGAAGGCGTTAATTCAGAAGTCTTAGAGGGTTTCAAGTTGTCTCTGCCAGATGTCCAGTTTAAGGATGTTGACAGTTTCTCCAACTTCCACATTGTGATAGACGGGATGGTTGTCAATTCAGAGCTCTCTGAAGACATCCTGAGGAAGTACTATGAGCTCTGCCGCAGTCAGAATGTGTTTCTCCACGAGAATCTCCTCAAGGGCATGAACTATAAACTTATTGTGGGCATTATATGCGAAACCGTCCATGTGGCTGATGCAGTGAGGGCTTGCAAGATCACTACCACTCGAGAAGAGTTCGAGACTTGGGACAAGACCTTGAAGGCCTTCAAAATCCTGGGCATGAATGTTGGGTTCGTGCGTGCTCGGCTGAAACAGCTTGTGGGGCTCGCTTTCGAGTCAGAGATGGCTATGGAGACGCAAAAGTACGTTGAATCCAAGAGAAATCGGGACTGTGCGGATGAAGAGATTAGCAATCTAGAGGCAAGGCTCCTGGAATTGAAGGAAGATAATCGAAGAGTCAGTGCAGAAATTGAGTGCCTGAAGCCAAAAGTCGAGAGCTATGAACTGAAATTCCAGGAAGAAGTGACTGCCCCATGGTAA
- the LOC104457097 gene encoding probable serine/threonine-protein kinase DDB_G0272282, whose protein sequence is MHNSDPHNNNHHHHHHHHHLVGPRISFSNDFVESQCAARQERRSAAAGEAPASSDFEFSVSSYSMMSADELFSKGKLLPFKEKPTAGKGTTTLREELLAGDDDSGCSASRRPPKGSGRWKGFLGLRKSHIGSRKADKSCEASCDGSKRTAGFGVVPDSMHYHGKTSQEMTSEGGSNGCMDEEMEM, encoded by the exons ATGCACAACTCCGATCCGCACAACAataaccaccaccaccaccaccaccaccaccacctagTAGGCCCTAGGATCTCCTTCTCCAATGACTTCGTTGAGTCGCAGTGCGCGGCGAGGCAGGAGCGGAGGTCTGCCGCCGCTGGCGAGGCCCCGGCCTCGTCCGACTTCGAATTCTCCGTCTCGAGCTACTCGATGATGAGCGCCGACGAGCTCTTCAGCAAGGGCAAGCTTCTGCCGTTCAAGGAGAAACCAACCGCGGGGAAGGGCACCACCACACTGAGGGAAGAGCTCCTCGCGGGCGATGACGACAGTGGCTGCAGCGCATCCCGTAGGCCTCCAAAGGGGTCAGGGAGATGGAAGGGGTTCTTGGGTTTGAGGAAGAGCCACATCGGGTCCAGGAAAGCTGATAAGTCGTGCGAGGCTTCTTGCGATGGTAGTAAGAGGACTGCTGGTTTCGGAGTAGTTCCTGATAGCATGCATTATCACGGCAAGACTTCACAG GAAATGACGAGCGAGGGAGGGTCGAATGGTTGCATGGACGAGGAGATGGAGATGTAG